CGGCAGATCGCGTACATCGAGGACGAGCGCGGTGTCGTCGGTGCCCGGCACCGGGCGCAGGGCCAACGCCAGGTCGTCGACGACCGAGACGAGCAGCAGCACCCGGCCGAGCGGATCGCTGACGTGTCGGGTCCGGTACGGGCCGGGGCGGTTCGCGACGTACGCGCTGGCGGCGATCCGGCCGGCGGCCAACGTACGGGCGACCTCGGCGGGAGTGGGTTGCATGACCGGACCTCCGAGTGGTTTCTTAGGGTGGACTAAGTTAGGGCAGGCTAACCTACGAAGCAGGAGACGTCCACGTGAACCAGGCAAGACCCAAGGTCCGGATCTCCCGTGCCCTCGGCATCCCGCTCACCCCGAAGTGCGTGAAGTACTTCGAGCGGCGGCCGTACCCGCCCGGCGTACACGGCCGGCAACGCCGCAAGACCTCGGACTACCAGGTACGACTCCTGGAGAAGCAACGCCTGCGGCACCAGTACAACGTCAGCGAGACCCAACTGCGACGCGCCTTCGACGACGCCGTACGCCTCGACGGCAAGACCGGCGAGAACCTGGTCGGCCTCCTCGAACGGCGCCTCGACGCGGTGGTGCACCGGGCCGGGCTGGCCCGCACCATCTACCAGGCGCGGCAACTGGTGGCGCACGGACACTTCGTCGTGGACGGCGTCAAGGTCGACCGCCCCTCGTACCGGTTGCGCCCCGGCCAGACCGTACGGGTACGCGAACGCAGCCGGCAGAAGCCGCCGTTCCAACTCGCCACGGCGGGCGCGCACAGCGGCGACGGGCCGAGCGCCCCGTACCTCTCGGTCAGCCGCACCGACCTGACCGCGACCCTGGTCCGTGCGCCCGTACGGCGCGAGGTCCCGGTGATCTGCGACGAGCAGCTCGTGGTCGAGTTCTACTCCCGCTGACCCACCCCACAGCACTCCCCCGGTGTAAGGAAGGGCCCCTTATTAACGCTATGCGTTAATAAGGGGCCCTTCCTTACACCTCAGCGGGTTTGTTCGAGCCAGGAGGCGTAGAGGAGACCGTAGGTGGAGGTGGGGTCGAGGACCAGGTCGTCGTGGGGGCCGCGCTGCACGATCCGGCCCCGGTCGACCACGATCACCTCGTCGGCGGCCTGGGCGGTGGAGAGCCGGTGCGCGATCGCCACCGTGGTCCGCCCCCGGGTGACCGCGTCCAGGGTGCGCTGGAGCCGTACCTCGGTCGCCGGGTCGACCGCGCTGGTCGCCTCGTCGAGCACGAGCAGGTCCGGGTCGGCCACGTACGCACGGGCCAGCGCGACGAGTTGGCGCTCGCCGACGCTCAACGCCTCGCCGCGTTCACCCACCCGGGTGTGCAGCCCTTCCGGCAGCCCGTCGACCCAGTCGGCGAGGCCGAGTTCGGCGAAGGCCGCCGCCAGTTCCTCGTCGGAGCAGCCGGGACGACCGAAGCGGACGTTCTCCGCCACCGTCGAGTCGAAGAGGAAGCCGTCCTGCGGGACCATCACCACCCGGGAGCGCAGCGACG
The Micromonospora pisi DNA segment above includes these coding regions:
- the rpsD gene encoding 30S ribosomal protein S4: MNQARPKVRISRALGIPLTPKCVKYFERRPYPPGVHGRQRRKTSDYQVRLLEKQRLRHQYNVSETQLRRAFDDAVRLDGKTGENLVGLLERRLDAVVHRAGLARTIYQARQLVAHGHFVVDGVKVDRPSYRLRPGQTVRVRERSRQKPPFQLATAGAHSGDGPSAPYLSVSRTDLTATLVRAPVRREVPVICDEQLVVEFYSR